Below is a genomic region from Nitrospira sp..
ATTTCGTCCACGATCTCGTCGAGAGCGGCGACCGCTCGATGATATTCCGTCTCTGTTCGCAATGGCCCGATGGGGATGTGCAGACGGAGGCGGCGGTAGTCGGCATTCGCTTCACGGATATATTTGGCAAGCATCGGTTAGCTCCTCCAGCGACCTCGATCATACTCTGCATGCGTCAGCACATGCCGGATGTAGACTTTCTTCCGGTTATAGTGAATCGCTGCGATAAGCCGGAACTTGTTGCCGCCGACATTAAAAACGGTGAACAGATCAATCTGGTCCGCTGATGGAAACGTGGTCCGCAGGGCAGCGAAGGAAGCGTAGTCGGTCTTGCGGATAATCGCGTACCAATGTTGCAATGGCGCGCGGGCTTCCGGATGGATGCTCCAAAAGTCCACCAGTCGTCGACGCGTGATAATGTGCACGAGGCCATGCTATCTCAATATGAGATCGCCGTCAAGGAAGTCTGGAGAGCACAGCATATCGGATAGCGGGCTGTGGGCTGCGTGATGTGCGAGGAAGGCCGCAGGAATTCGA
It encodes:
- a CDS encoding type II toxin-antitoxin system HigB family toxin, translated to MDFWSIHPEARAPLQHWYAIIRKTDYASFAALRTTFPSADQIDLFTVFNVGGNKFRLIAAIHYNRKKVYIRHVLTHAEYDRGRWRS